The following DNA comes from Ricinus communis isolate WT05 ecotype wild-type chromosome 10, ASM1957865v1, whole genome shotgun sequence.
GAATTACATTGGAATAGGAACaagaatatgaaatttaaagaaGCTCAAGTGGCAGCATTACAAAACAGATCAATCATGTTAAATACAGAAAGGGGAAGGAAAAGCATTCTATAAATGTTTCTTTCTTGAACAATGGAGCTACACAAGCCTTGCAGTTTACCTATCTACCTATGCACGTATAACTTTACCAAACTTGCATATAAGCTCAGATGGTGAAAGAGATTGATGTACAGTTTAAGTTCAACTAGAAAGTCTAATAtcataataagaagaaaacaaaaatgattGGCGAGATTGATGTTTTAATTTGCtattgaagaagaaattaattaactgaTGCAGAGATGTTTTATGAGGTTAAAGTTTGAGAACAATCACGTTAAGTTATAAAAGATTAATAGCAAGACTGCAGGAGTACAGGCAAAGAGAGATGGTGAGCAgagaaagaagatgatgaGGATGAAAGATAATACTGAGTATGTGAATATCAGAGCTGTAGCTAGAGAGACATTCCAACCTCCCCCATAAAAAAACCCtggaatattttaattatatcatgTCTTCTATACTTGTTATTTCATCCAGTTTGCCAAACAACTCCAATTCTGGGAATAAATATTCATTCCCATACCAATCCTATTAATCTTGATAACCAGACAAGCAATCTGGGTCATATTTGTTCAATTGCCTTACTATAAGAGATGAATAGGAATTATCGAACTGGCAAATTATTTTCAAGTTATGAATGTATCTTTCTTTGACAATATCTTCTACATTTTCCCTTTAATCAGCCAGAAGTAATTCAAATCATCTGATAATTTAGGAGAATGAGGAGCCTAACATACCATAAAACTGAATTAGATATTTTGCATGTCATGTGGCAGCATGCACTTGAGACTGTAGTGTAAGTTTTACGCAAGCACATTATACTTTATAAGAGAAATTCTATGTAGCGACAAACATTCAAGTGTAGAGAAGTCTTGGAACAGACAGGATAAAGTTTCATTCTGTTAAGCATACAATAGGAGACACATCTGTAATTACATGCCTCGTGCTAACTACAACATAAGCTGTTTAAAACTACAGTATCATCATACAGCAGCATACCTTGATTGCAGCACCAAAGGCTGATTCAGCTGTTCTACTATTTTGAAACATGCTCGGAATGCTGTCCAGTAACAGCTCTAAATGTTGGCGGCACTAAATCCACATAATAAACATAAACGATTAAACAAAATTGTGAATTCCTCAAAAAGTATTACCTGTTACTGACAAATGTTTTTCAAAACTAGTTCAATATCAATAGATTTACCATGGTCCTAGAAGACATAAAAGTTTGAAAACTAACCTCAGAAATCGGAACAATGACATCAGTTTGTAGAGGAGTATAGACATCTTGTATATCAGGAACAATAAGCATCAATGGCTGTACACATGTGCAAAAGCAAATTAGTTtcaaaaaatctcatattatcGTAGTGTTAGTGTTTGCATATATGGCATCCTTAACTCTGATAAAGCTAAAGTTTTTgggatgatggaagatgaaaCCAAGAGAACAATACTAAAGCAAACAAATAGTAAGAGTAAGGCAATGCTCATCTGGGATAAGTGCGTGCACATCAAATTATTAATGGAATTACTTCTGCATTAAATGCAAACATGAACGCgtgcaattaaatttcaacCAGATGACATAATtactaaaacaaaagaataccTGCTGTAATGCACGtttcaaattgtaaaaatgaATTGTAGAATCAAACGTCCCAATTCCCACCATTGTCCTAGGTCCttcctgcaaagaaaatcaTCAATGATTAGAATATAAAGCAAGCCTTCCCTGTTAGAACTCTATTGTTATGTGAGCCCTGAACTATGAGAAAATGCAAATTCTTGAGAATTGCATAGAGAGTAATTGAGCATGGGCAGTAGCAAGTCAGAAGATGCTTTTGTGATTGAATGTACAAATGCAAGCAACAGTCAACATAAAAACAGCACCCgtgcaaagaaaattcatcAATGATTAGAATAGATAACAAGCCTTCTCTTCTCTGTTAAAACTCTTTTGTTATGTGAGCCCTGAATTATGAGCAAATGCAAATTCTTGAGAATTGCAGAGAGAGTAACTGAGCATGGGTGATAGCAAGTCAGAAGATGCTTTTGTAATTGAATGTACAAATGCAAGCATCAGTCAACATAAAAACAGCACCAGTGCATCCATTATAATATGGAGGAATGGAAACCAGAAGAGACTGGTGCACAGAGTTTCAAGAAAAAGTAGGAGAACTGACGTAAATCGTACCGGAAGGTCAGCGATGACTTGATTGATTGAACTGCAAGCTGCAGCAGTTGCACCAGTTTGTATGGCATTCATGGATACATCAATAAGGAAGAAATACACAACTGGCATGGGATCACGCACCTGGAACAGAATAAATATAGCAATGCATATCCAGTAATCcatacaataatataatgaGATAAGTTAGTGTAAACTGGATTTTTTCACAAGAGTCCCAGAGAGAGAAAGATGCATgtgtaaaatgtatataattCTGCAGATGGTAAGAAGTAACAAACCATATACTCTTTTGTGGCAACAAATTCAACTGTTCCTCTGCATAGCTCAGGCCTTTCATCAGCATCTCTGCGCCTACCATCTGGTCCCAGATTACACTGGTAATCACGGGGGGTCTCATCCGTAAATCCTATGTTAAAAGGGCAACGTAAAGTCAGCATCTTGTTTGCCGATACATTCAGGCAACATCATACAAGCAACTCGCAAgtgaacaaaaaaataaaaagctaaaTTTGCATAAAAGAGAATCTAGAGAACCTAATACATGTGACCATCAGAGGTTCCTTCAAACCATGGAATTTAGCTCATAGATGGCAGCTAAGTGTGAAACCAAGGTGATGCCTTGATATACAAAAACCATTTTGCATAATTAGTAAAACAAGAACAAAGGGAAAGAATACATTCAATCCTAGTGGCATATAAACCATCTCAATTACTGCACCCTATTGCATATAAACCATAATTGTCAACACTTTAAGAGGAATCTGGAGAAATACAATGCTAAAAATACATGTATACTGACCACACAAATTACAGATGAATCGCTTTCCTTGATCAATGAACTTCATGAAAGGATTAATATAGCCTTTGCAACGAGAACACCGAACAGGACCACTTTCTCCAAAATCCACAACCTACAACCACATAGTATACTTTTTTAGTAAACAATCAGGGAGGAGTATAATTCGATAAGCAATCAACAAGAAAATGcagaaattattgaaaaagaaaaacccatGGATTACCTGGATGGGCTCCTCAGATGGATGAGGAAGAGCAAAAGGTTGGACTAATAAAGCAAGCTGCATGCCAGATGTATTCACTAGATCAACAGTGCACGGAATCtgcaaaattaaataacaaattaatcaataatcaaaTAGCAAATGCCCTTACAAAAAACACTTCTCTATTTTGTAAcacaattaaatatttgagcAGTTGCCAATCTAGGAACGTTAAGAATTTACTGAACCTGATTGATTGTGCACCTCATGTAGCGTGGACTGCAATTTCCAGTGTCTCTAACAATATAATCACTTGTAGCAGGCTTTAAAATAGCACCAAAAAAAAGTTAAGAGGAATcaaaaagaattactcaaATGAATAACTTTGTAACAATATGCAAAACTGGGAGAGAGCTTGAGAAACAAAAAGGAGAACcgaaaaagaaatatcatgCAGAAATAAATACCGGAGGTGGGTTAGCCTGATTTCCCTGACGAGTATCATGCAGGGTTACAGAGGAACTTGGAATGGGCCGTGGAATTTGATTGGGATCAATCTTTGATAATCCAGCCATGGAACTTCCAGTTTGGCCAACCACAGGAGATATAGCAGTCATTTGGTTAGGTAGAGGTGGTGGTGGCGGCATTCTGAACATCCTAGGAGGTTGTGCAGAGCCAGGAATTGGTGGAGGTGCAACCACCTAAAAGAACCCATCAGATatgcataataaaaaatttcagcaagaaagagaagaagtgCACAGAAGAGCACCCTTGTGTATGCATTAGTATTAATGCAATCTCAAATAAATATCACCCTACACTAAGAGAATTTTCAATGCAAGAGAAGTGCCAAAACAGGACCCTAGTAATCAAACTTGACGGAAGAGGAAAGCATTAAAAAGGTGCATAAAGTAATCTTTTGAGACTTACTGGTTGGTTTTGCATCTGTTGTTCAAAAGGAAAACCCATTGATTGAGACATCCCTTGAGGCGGCCCTGAAAATGGCATCCCTTGGGGTGGTGCTGAAGATGATGGTGTCCCTTGAAGTGATGCTGAAAATGGAGGCTGCTGTGGAGCATTCGTCCCCAGACTTCCTACTAAAGGGCGCATGCTTGGCATTTGAGGAGGTGTCCGAGCTGCAGTCATTGTTGGTGGAGGACCCATTGCTGGTGGTTGTGGCACATTTGCAGATGGAGGAAACCGTGGACCACCAAGGAAAGGTGGTGCAGGTGGCCCATTATTCACTAAACCTCCTAATGAGGTTGAAGTAGGTAAAAATGAAGGTGCAGTAGAAGATGCAATAGGATTTGGACGAGCAGCAAATGGCGGTGCAACTGGTCCTTGAGATGGTGACCCAGAGGCAGGACCCAAGACTGGACCACCGCCTGCAGATGACGGAAATGATCCAGGAAGTGGTCTAGCCCCAAAAGGTGAAGGCTGGCTAAAAGGTGGTCCGGTAGGTCGACCTGGAGCCACATTAGGGGGCAATGTAGGTGGGGGGGATCCCGATAAAGGCACTGAAGGTCTAGGAACTGCACCAGGAGGCAGCTGACCTGGGCGAGACAATGGCGGTGAAGGGGCTGAGGAAGGAAATGGTGGAGGTTGACCAAATGGCGATGGTCTAGGAGCTGAATTAGGCATAAAATTGGGCCTGTTAAGGTTCAGATTTTGCAAATTATCAGATAACGAATTTGGATTCTGTTGATAATTAGGGTTATAATTAGATGGTGCAGGTGATTGTTGTCTAGGTGCCCCTGGAGGCACAGGAGCTGCCATTTTCAATTACCTTGAAccaaccaaaagaaaaatctgaAGTTTCTTATATCTCCAATCAACAGGATCACAGCTCCAAGACCTATACATAAAAGCCAATAAAACGAATATGTAAATTGCAAAGAGTATACAAAAATGTTCACATAccttaattaaaatgaatatatcCAAATTGAATTATAGGATAAAGCTGAACCTATCAATTAAAGTAAAAGCAAGAAATGAAAAGGCAGTACCAGGGATCAGAGAGAATTGGATCTATCAGTGCGTAATTGATTGATTAGAGGATTGGATCCGATTAGGGTTTTGGAGagagtaaaagaaattatgaattagGGTTTTTGGGATCGGAGTAAGAAGATCCGATTTGGGACTTGGGCGAAAAACAGAGAGAGAATTGATAAGAAAGGCGGGCTTTTTAACGTTTTGACAGAGAGAGTGTGCGATTGATTGTCAATAAAAGTATCAAAAGCATTGATTTGTGtcaaagtttttatttatgatcACAGGGTGTAAtgtaagaaaaaaggaaagtgCCACGTCTTCGTCTTTTTAGATGTTATCTGTTCCATTCAGATTTTGCCAGCTTGGCATTTCTAATCCATGTCAGCCTCTGGTTCTTCTCCATTATTTATGAGAGAATTTATTGTTAAACCCCTAAGGTTCATGgaatagataaaaaatagaatagctattttagaaaataaattattttttaatttaatttatatttttagaataaaatagttatttcacaaaataataattatattatttttataa
Coding sequences within:
- the LOC8288426 gene encoding protein transport protein Sec24-like At4g32640 isoform X1, which codes for MAAPVPPGAPRQQSPAPSNYNPNYQQNPNSLSDNLQNLNLNRPNFMPNSAPRPSPFGQPPPFPSSAPSPPLSRPGQLPPGAVPRPSVPLSGSPPPTLPPNVAPGRPTGPPFSQPSPFGARPLPGSFPSSAGGGPVLGPASGSPSQGPVAPPFAARPNPIASSTAPSFLPTSTSLGGLVNNGPPAPPFLGGPRFPPSANVPQPPAMGPPPTMTAARTPPQMPSMRPLVGSLGTNAPQQPPFSASLQGTPSSSAPPQGMPFSGPPQGMSQSMGFPFEQQMQNQPVVAPPPIPGSAQPPRMFRMPPPPPLPNQMTAISPVVGQTGSSMAGLSKIDPNQIPRPIPSSSVTLHDTRQGNQANPPPPATSDYIVRDTGNCSPRYMRCTINQIPCTVDLVNTSGMQLALLVQPFALPHPSEEPIQVVDFGESGPVRCSRCKGYINPFMKFIDQGKRFICNLCGFTDETPRDYQCNLGPDGRRRDADERPELCRGTVEFVATKEYMVRDPMPVVYFFLIDVSMNAIQTGATAAACSSINQVIADLPEGPRTMVGIGTFDSTIHFYNLKRALQQPLMLIVPDIQDVYTPLQTDVIVPISECRQHLELLLDSIPSMFQNSRTAESAFGAAIKAAFLAMKSTGGKLLVFQSVLPSVGIGALSAREAEGRSNISAGEKEAHKLLQPADKTLKEMAIEFAEAQVCVDIFITTQTYVDIASISVIPKTTGGQVYYYYPFSALSDPPKLYNDLRWNVTRPQGFEAVMRVRCSQGIQVQQYYGNFCKRVPTDVDLPGIDSDKTIMVTLKHDDKLQDGSECAFQCALLYTTVYGQRRIRVTTLSLPCTNNLSNLFRMADLDTQFVCFLKQAANEIPSAPPLHVREQVTNFCINILLSYRKFCATVSSSGQLILPEALKLLPLYTLALIKSIGLRIDGRIDDRSSWISYVNSVSIPLAIPLVHPRMLAIHDLDTQEGNESLIPNALPLSSEHVKDDGIYLLENGQEGLIYIGNSVDSSVLQQLFGVSSVDGIPTQFVLHQYDNPLSKKFNDVVNEIRRRRCSYLRFKLCKKGDPSGISFFSYLIEDKVPTGGLSYVEFLVHIHRQIQMKMSP
- the LOC8288426 gene encoding protein transport protein Sec24-like At4g32640 isoform X2 — protein: MPNSAPRPSPFGQPPPFPSSAPSPPLSRPGQLPPGAVPRPSVPLSGSPPPTLPPNVAPGRPTGPPFSQPSPFGARPLPGSFPSSAGGGPVLGPASGSPSQGPVAPPFAARPNPIASSTAPSFLPTSTSLGGLVNNGPPAPPFLGGPRFPPSANVPQPPAMGPPPTMTAARTPPQMPSMRPLVGSLGTNAPQQPPFSASLQGTPSSSAPPQGMPFSGPPQGMSQSMGFPFEQQMQNQPVVAPPPIPGSAQPPRMFRMPPPPPLPNQMTAISPVVGQTGSSMAGLSKIDPNQIPRPIPSSSVTLHDTRQGNQANPPPPATSDYIVRDTGNCSPRYMRCTINQIPCTVDLVNTSGMQLALLVQPFALPHPSEEPIQVVDFGESGPVRCSRCKGYINPFMKFIDQGKRFICNLCGFTDETPRDYQCNLGPDGRRRDADERPELCRGTVEFVATKEYMVRDPMPVVYFFLIDVSMNAIQTGATAAACSSINQVIADLPEGPRTMVGIGTFDSTIHFYNLKRALQQPLMLIVPDIQDVYTPLQTDVIVPISECRQHLELLLDSIPSMFQNSRTAESAFGAAIKAAFLAMKSTGGKLLVFQSVLPSVGIGALSAREAEGRSNISAGEKEAHKLLQPADKTLKEMAIEFAEAQVCVDIFITTQTYVDIASISVIPKTTGGQVYYYYPFSALSDPPKLYNDLRWNVTRPQGFEAVMRVRCSQGIQVQQYYGNFCKRVPTDVDLPGIDSDKTIMVTLKHDDKLQDGSECAFQCALLYTTVYGQRRIRVTTLSLPCTNNLSNLFRMADLDTQFVCFLKQAANEIPSAPPLHVREQVTNFCINILLSYRKFCATVSSSGQLILPEALKLLPLYTLALIKSIGLRIDGRIDDRSSWISYVNSVSIPLAIPLVHPRMLAIHDLDTQEGNESLIPNALPLSSEHVKDDGIYLLENGQEGLIYIGNSVDSSVLQQLFGVSSVDGIPTQFVLHQYDNPLSKKFNDVVNEIRRRRCSYLRFKLCKKGDPSGISFFSYLIEDKVPTGGLSYVEFLVHIHRQIQMKMSP